A region from the Lytechinus variegatus isolate NC3 chromosome 6, Lvar_3.0, whole genome shotgun sequence genome encodes:
- the LOC121417356 gene encoding uncharacterized protein LOC121417356 isoform X5, translated as MGDLLQADWQGNVQVVRQLLNESKILDINCRNSDGFTPLLLVTRDVDLFESIGSALESYDPLAVIEELLRHRADPIATDRESHTALHYVSSGSSQLTDELAIRLMAIPSLANSCDGRSVAPIHVASKSGSVDVVVALLDHGVDVNTRGYAGSTPLHLSAQAGQTQVANTLLNHGADITIVDDSGNTAVDVAKTKRMKSVLRDAWMEVTDNKQAEVLSPVKPPSRLEDRSPRQTRVHSLTSTSPPSEGHGNRMMQKFSEAHRALQEEEQLLKDVEAGRYTPGLHTKTLNLLRTPSRNSPLLTTTNRAPAPPKTPRVLDPLASPASKTKSSEGQGSKKPRRSLTFSGRVNSGSKEQRSRGHSKLSKTRYFYISADPTNLQASGDGPQVPVTVVGLDLDDNLRDVRFQRIVPHGAKQLDRHASTQSDTSLHKHRGGSTHHRLSDPSLADVAKAYHTFCNKDISTSPALAHVPPIRTSQLLNLEQMHLRLTSPSPNPEASGLYPTSRSVLPHSPGNFGDNRHLQETIFEFEDEEGGDGDKNEMPTMRLNLEEVVEDEESRGHQGSLQNRTVMFNIEASRVNPLKDSSDSGQGSSRSTVSHTSSAASLVMSSPSPQLEVDRKEAAKNRLGIKMTPSATKVPDERIALFQRAQMKLPSLGRASPAIKQSQGQKTKRQTSEECLSVLSMSSINAVMSPDVGNAKDMTKEDNQTKSSAIGNDLDRQLQGQQNSLNRQGGKRKISLEDNALLLETRKRSLSSTSESKTLTPGASSQSSHPLPLSGGSGTALVKKADERLSIDSMAENTSKKNTALVTPLCATKGTATPACPSTKSSPHQKTAQIFSCKNAQPSANTARKMADKNPKAQSSVPGTQNGTKGEKKSTLVSASKPVVRTLEVLPVAKVDSKTSGKQSEKDTNKSDDQESSKVDKSVVKTEVKMPKEKPITSRDAVKPDKTRKSESKTVINSKGKTGHVSSSMKSSVKQEDHGSGLVKPASDLHNKNACNKTDKKTVTSKSQREPGGGPEGNSAISVKKGAAAPTNKATSKTKNDQGKVKTGRKEEAEKKVITWRISCDDDDDSSESDFDNEQQRFVEEDIPVLGRDRKEQKVLRKGSTVPPCTKTDDFQDLAESSDAEDVFEEVIFSDEEDTPTDISKAKTKLIKDPSKISSKHQKPLTSQGSKAVQKSTVKPPAATKKPTPGAQQQKSVVKESAKAKGTLVKKPLKRETPNEMVKGKVAVKGMSVTKTLSKEPSPTDNTNTHKAAEKSILTISRQKPLNTLTSSKVEKEINKAKQPPEKNSSNALKQKPSEVMKDGRSDVKAMDIKEKTVLKTVQKNANVKNAASPAKVQNSSVSSKVDNKQDAPEVRSSVAIESRKEDPIKVSERPEVVANESKGVSSTELGESSDVIPAGQDYIDPAVKVVTSEQGDDVHLNPISPKEPKPGNNSFRKGKYKSPNNSPRDFAVSEVAVPEKKPVRDPMAAKQSPVIMDIVEMFKSASSGTSPDVKLEVLGKIKDRVASVKGPVKKLVKNVPKKVSGTVQAKGNKGKSKDRVGSGGKSKGRIGSGGSRSGDGSKVMKKTKKSSGRTKSKKKMKEVNYSLLPDSEQNTTAFITGQGWSIKTSRNENDDVILQENNQDDSSDDDMGNLELPNLGESQLSPHNSLKLDELVVMRSISLEEKKNLVNILSPLEMNAPYFIPDTMGTIKEFADSLKSDSSEMSAVKAAVRDNHSDSQTQGNVTESVDPREERSVAHAETDSSNLDHKRNTDTKKSPPVPDVRVRKSSTHSQMDNDIHDPEHDSRHLGLTGELSNYDTNPELLKVFRIKDHYETVSSQGSRRTSIASDEEAVREHLSLILNKPDSGSDANEDQGGSNMRGQSGEDSPGQRREPKGNVLKKKPPLPKLLQQHQIQSSIRPSPRRASEPNLPPPDADSTSFSVTPIKKLEQKREENKSQVSTIKNSLPDKKFSPPSSSTKKQRGKSVGDVPSDASGKDRGQSSSTTSLPIKSSIIEEDGHQDSADEDWVEEEEPLARHVQTLTEKTLQEFEIIAQSVDTATTSVIHTRPPSSAGGQSIHTARSSIRSVSPSPRVRDVINVQGGDQEEREFLNQSIALSETSSEVFRDFNDTGESVVNSHDTSVSSSMISSTDRSLSANTTVSESEGTELLHWKKGNLLGKGAFGTVYCGLTNTGQLLAVKQVELSERDKEKAKQQYQKLQEEVQLLKTLCHKNIVGFLGVSLEENMVNIFMQFIPGGSIASLLARFGSLDETVFCRYTKQILEGTQYLHENDVIHRDIKGANIMLMSTGVIKLIDFGCAKRLCIQISRSQNVLKSMRGTPYWMAPEVIMETGHGKKSDIWSIGCTVFEMATRKPPWSDMPPMAAIFAIGSGGPVPQMPDKFSEDAKTFVNACLTRNQDERATASELLKHPFIKRRKERGREHYQSRISSTSLEDGPIVFREQPISRDSAESKGRRNYALQDFR; from the exons atggGGGATCTCCTGCAAGCAGACTGGCAGGGGAACGTACAAGTTGTTAGACAACTCTTG aatgaaagtaaaattttgGACATCAATTGCAGGAATTCTGATGGATTCACACCGCTATTACTGGTTACTAGAGACGTAGATTTATTTGAATCAA TTGGATCAGCCCTAGAGTCCTACGACCCTCTCGCCGTCATCGAAGAACTCCTTCGCCACCGAGCAGACCCCATCGCCACCGACCGTGAGAGCCACACCGCCTTGCATTATGTCTCCTCTGGCAGCTCCCAACTCACCGACGAACTAGCCATCAGGCTCATGGCCATTCCTTCCTTGGCCAATTCCTGCGACGGACGATCCGTTGCGCCTATCCACGTTGCCTCGAAGAGCGGGAGTGTTGATGTCGTGGTAGCGCTTCTAGATCACGGGGTTGATGTCAATACAAGAGGTTATGCTGGGTCAACGCCGCTCCATTTATCG gCTCAAGCTGGTCAAACTCAGGTCGCCAACACCTTGCTAAACCATGGTGCTGATATCACCATAGTGGATGACAGCGGTAACACTGCTGTCGATGTAGCTAAGACGAAGAGGATGAAATCTGTGTTAAGAG ATGCATGGATGGAGGTAACGGACAACAAACAAGCAGAGGTGCTGAGTCCCGTCAAGCCACCGTCTCGTCTGGAAGATCGTAGTCCTAGGCAGACTAGAGTACATAGTCTTACATCCACATCACCACCCTCCGAGGGGCATGGAA ATCGAATGATGCAGAAGTTTTCCGAGGCTCATAGAGCACTACAGGAAGAGGAACAACTTCTGAAGGACGTAGAAGCCGGTCGTTATACTCCTGG ACTTCACACAAAAACGCTGAATCTCCTGAGGACCCCTTCCCGCAACTCACCCCTCCTAACCACCACCAACCGAGCCCCTGCCCCTCCCAAGACACCCCGGGTCCTGGACCCTCTCGCAAGCCCCGCCTCCAAGACCAAATCCTCTGAAGGTCAAGGGTCAAAGAAGCCACGAAGGTCACTGACCTTCTCTGGTCGGGTGAACAGTGGATCCAAGGAACAGAGGTCAAGAGGTCACAGCAAGCTCAGCAAGACGAGAT ATTTTTATATTTCAGCGGACCCGACAAATCTTCAGGCCAGTGGAGACGGACCTCAAGTACCTGTTACTGTAGTAGGCCTGGACCTAGATGATAATCTGAGGGATGTCAG GTTTCAGCGCATAGTGCCCCATGGTGCCAAACAACTCGATCGACACGCCTCAACCCAGAGCGACACATCCCTCCACAAACATAGGGGGGGATCTACCCACCATCGCTTATCAGACCCAAGCCTAGCTGATGTAGCCAAGGCCTACCATACATTCTGCAATAAGGATATATCAACCAGCCCGGCGTTGGCTCATGTTCCGCCGATACGCACGTCGCAGCTCTTGAATCTTG AACAAATGCATTTGCGGCTGACATCGCCGAGCCCCAACCCTGAGGCATCAGGTCTGTACCCAACCTCTCGCAGTGTTCTTCCACACTCGCCAGGGAACTTTGGTGACAATCGCCACCTACAGGAAACCATCTTTGAGTTTGAGGATGAGgaaggtggtgatggtgataagaATGAGATGCCAACAATGAGGCTGAACTTGGAAGAAGTTGTCGAGGACGAGGAGAGCAGAGGTCATCAAGGTTCGCTCCAGAATCGCACTGTCATGTTCAACATTGAAGCTAGTCGTGTCAACCCCCTCAAAGATAGTTCTGATTCGGGTCAGGGATCATCCAGGTCAACGGTTAGCCACACCTCCTCTGCTGCGAGCCTTGTCATGTCCAGCCCAAGTCCGCAGCTTGAAGTAGACCGCAAGGAAGCTGCAAAGAATCGCTTGGGGATCAAGATGACACCATCTGCCACCAAGGTTCCAGATGAGAGAATTGCACTTTTTCAAAGGGCGCAGATGAAACTTCCAAGCCTTGGTCGGGCCTCGCCTGCCATCAAACAGTCTCAAGGACAAAAGACAAAACGACAGACAAGTGAAGAGTGCCTTTCCGTGCTGTCCATGTCCTCTATAAATGCTGTCATGTCTCCAGATGTAGGAAATGCCAAAGATATGACGAAGGAAGACAACCAGACCAAGTCCTCAGCAATTGGCAATGATCTCGATCGGCAGTTGCAGGGTCAACAGAATAGTTTAAATCGGCAGGGTGGCAAACGGAAGATATCTCTTGAGGACAATGCCTTGTTACTTGAAACAAGGAAACGATCTCTATCTTCCACCAGTGAATCAAAGACACTTACTCCAGGTGCATCTAGTCAGTCCAGCCATCCCTTGCCTCTGTCAGGAGGCAGTGGGACAGCATTGGTAAAAAAGGCTGACGAGCGATTATCTATAGACAGTATGGCTGAGAACACGTCGAAGAAAAACACTGCCCTTGTGACTCCGTTATGTGCCACCAAAGGTACAGCGACCCCAGCTTGCCCTTCCACCAAATCTTCGCCCCATCAGAAAACGGCACAAATCTTTTCTTGTAAGAATGCACAACCTTCAGCGAATACCGCTAGGAAAATGGCTGATAAGAACCCAAAGGCTCAATCTTCCGTACCTGGGACACAAAATGGTACCAAGGGAGAGAAGAAATCAACGCTTGTCAGTGCCTCCAAACCGGTTGTTCGAACATTAGAAGTCTTGCCCGTTGCCAAAGTAGACAGCAAAACATCTGGAAAGCAATCTGAAAAGGACACCAACAAAAGTGATGATCAGGAAAGCTCAAAGGTCGATAAATCTGTTGtgaaaacagaagtgaaaatgcCGAAGGAAAAACCAATTACAAGCCGTGATGCTGTTAAGCCAGACAAAACAAGGAAGTCAGAAAGTAAAACAGTAATCAACAGCAAGGGAAAGACTGGACATGTTTCAAGTAGTATGAAAAGTAGTGTGAAACAGGAGGACCATGGATCTGGTCTTGTTAAGCCTGCCTCAGATCTTCATAacaaaaatgcatgtaataagaCAGATAAAAAGACTGTTACTTCAAAATCACAGAGAGAACCTGGTGGAGGGCCTGAAGGGAATAGTGCAATAAGTGTAAAGAAGGGTGCTGCAGCTCCAACTAACAAAGCCActagtaaaacaaaaaatgaccaGGGTAAAGTGAAAAcagggagaaaagaagaagcTGAAAAGAAGGTGATCACTTGGAGAATatcatgtgatgatgatgatgattcatCAGAATCAGACTTTGATAATGAGCAACAGAGATTTGTTGAAGAAGACATTCCTGTTCTAGGGAGAGATCGGAAAGAGCAGAAGGTCTTACGGAAAGGAAGTACAGTTCCTCCATGCACAAAGACAGACGACTTTCAGGACCTTGCAGAAAGTAGTGATGCTGAGGATGTTTTTGAGGAAGTGATCTTCAGTGATGAAGAGGACACACCTACAGACATCAGTAAGGCTAAGACAAAGCTTATCAAGGATCCATCTAAGATATCCTCAAAGCACCAAAAGCCACTGACATCACAGGGATCCAAGGCAGTTCAAAAGTCCACAGTTAAACCCCCAGCAGCAACAAAGAAACCAACACCTGGTGCCCAACAGCAGAAGAGTGTTGTTAAGGAATCGGCTAAGGCAAAAGGAACCTTAGTTAAGAAGCCTCTTAAAAGAGAAACACCGAATGAGATGGTCAAAGGCAAGGTTGCCGTGAAAGGTATGTCAGTGACGAAGACACTGTCAAAGGAACCTAGTCCAACTGATAATACAAATACCCACAAGGCTGCAGAGAAAAGCATCTTGACTATTTCACGTCAGAAGCCTTTGAACACTTTAACCAGCAGCAAAGTCGAGAAAGAGATTAACAAGGCAAAGCAGCCGCCAGAGAAAAACAGCTCAAATGCTTTGAAGCAAAAGCCTTCTGAGGTTATGAAAGATGGTAGAAGTGATGTTAAAGCAATGGACATCAAAGAAAAGACAGTACTTAAAACCGTACAGAAAAATGCAAATGTGAAGAATGCTGCGTCACCGGCGAAAGTTCAGAACAGTTCTGTAAGTTCAAAAGTAGATAACAAGCAAGATGCTCCAGAGGTAAGGTCTAGTGTTGCAATAGAAAGCAGGAAGGAAGACCCTATTAAGGTCTCTGAGAGACCTGAAGTTGTAGCAAATGAATCTAAAGGTGTTTCTTCAACAGAACTAGGTGAAAGTTCAGATGTCATTCCTGCTGGTCAGGATTACATTGACCCTGCTGTAAAGGTTGTAACGTCAGAACAAGGTGATGACGTTCATCTGAACCCAATCAGTCCAAAAGAACCGAAACCTGGGAATAATTCCTTCAGGAAAGGGAAGTACAAGTCCCCAAACAACTCACCTCGTGATTTTGCTGTCTCAGAGGTGGCAGTGCCAGAAAAGAAGCCTGTCCGTGACCCAATGGCTGCCAAGCAGTCCCCAGTGATAATGGATATTGTTGAAATGTTTAAGTCTGCAAGTTCTGGAACATCCCCTGATGTCAAACTTGAGGTCTTAGGAAAGATCAAGGATCGTGTTGCTAGTGTAAAGGGTCCTGTCAAGAAGCTGGTGAAGAATGTTCCAAAGAAGGTCTCGGGTACTGTgcaagcaaaaggaaacaaggGAAAGAGCAAGGACAGAGTTGGCAGTGGTGGGAAGAGTAAAGGGAGAATTGGAAGTGGAGGAAGTCGGAGTGGTGATGGGTCAAAGGTTATGAAAAAGACCAAGAAATCGAGTGGAAGGACAAAgtcaaagaagaagatgaaggaaGTGAATTACAGCCTTTTGCCAGATTCAGAGCAAAACACCACTGCCTTCATCACAGGTCAGGGCTGGAGCATCAAGACCTCAAGGAATGAGAACGATGATGTTATCCTCCAGGAAAATAATCAGGATGATTCCTCGGACGATGATATGGGAAATCTCGAGCTTCCTAACCTTGGTGAATCGCAGCTCAGTCCGCACAACTCCCTGAAATTGGATGAGTTGGTCGTGATGAGGTCAATATCTctggaagaaaagaagaacTTGGTGAACATCTTGAGCCCGCTTGAGATGAATGCTCCTTACTTTATTCCAGACACCATGGGAACAATCAAAGAGTTTGCTGACTCTCTCAAAAGTGACTCTTCAGAGATGAGTGCTGTGAAAGCTGCGGTGAGGGACAATCATTCCGATTCTCAAACTCAAGGCAATGTGACTGAAAGTGTAGATCCAAGAGAGGAAAGGTCTGTGGCTCATGCGGAGACAGATTCGTCTAATCTTGATCACAAAAGGAATACTGATACTAAGAAGAGCCCTCCAGTTCCAGATGTAAGGGTTAGGAAAAGCAGCACCCATTCCCAGATGGATAATGACATACATGATCCTGAACATGACAGTAGACACCTTGGACTTACTGGAGAGCTGTCAAATTATGATACCAACCCTGAACTCCTCAAGGTTTTCCGCATCAAGGATCACTATGAGACGGTGTCTTCTCAAGGGTCACGTCGGACTTCCATCGCTTCAGACGAGGAAGCAGTGCGGGAACATCTAAGTTTGATTCTGAACAAACCGGACAGCGGGAGTGATGCGAATGAAGACCAAGGTGGAAGCAATATGAGAGGACAATCTGGTGAAGATTCACCAGGACAAAGAAGAGAGCCAAAGGGTAATGTCCTCAAGAAGAAGCCACCCTTACCAAAACTACTGCAGCAGCATCAGATCCAGTCTTCCATACGGCCCAGCCCAAGGCGAGCCAGTGAACCAAACTTACCACCTCCTGATGCTGACAGTACCTCCTTTTCTGTAACTCCCATCAAGAAACTTGAACAGAAGAGGGAAGAGAACAAGTCTCAAGTTTCAACAATAAAGAACAGTCTTCCAGATAAGAAGTTCAGCCCTCCGTCTTCTTCCACGAAGAAACAGCGTGGCAAATCCGTCGGAGATGTGCCTTCAGATGCCTCGGGCAAAGATCGTGGTCAGAGTTCAAGTACAACCAGCCTTCCCATCAAGTCCTCGATCATTGAGGAAGATGGTCACCAAGATTCTGCGGATGAAGATTGGGTCGAGGAGGAAGAGCCTCTTGCCAGACACGTCCAGACGCTGACGGAGAAGACACTCCAGGAATTCGAAATCATTGCTCAATCTGTTGATACCGCCACAACCTCTGTTATCCATACCCGACCTCCATCTTCAGCTGGTGGGCAGTCCATCCATACCGCCAGGAGCTCTATCAGGAGTGTCTCTCCTAGTCCTAGGGTGAGGGATGTCATCAATGTCCAAGGAGGTGACCAGGAAGAAAGAGAGTTTTTGAATCAGAGCATCGCGCTCTCGGAAACAAGCAGTGAGGTCTTTAGGGATTTCAACGATACTGGAGAG AGTGTTGTAAACAGTCACGATACATCAGTGTCATCCAGCATGATAAGTAGCACCGATCGTAGTCTTAGCGCTAACACCACGGTCTCGGAGTCTGAGGGGACTGAACTCCTCCATTGGAAGAAAGGCAACCTGCTTGGGAAAGGAGCATTTGGGACG GTGTACTGTGGGCTAACAAACACCGGTCAGCTGTTAGCCGTGAAGCAGGTCGAACTCAGCGAGAGAGACAAGGAGAAAGCCAAACAACAGTATCAGAAACTACAAGAAGAAGTACAACTTCTAAAGACACTTTGTCACAAGAACATTGTTGG CTTCCTTGGAGTGTCTTTAGAAGAGAACATGGTCAATATCTTCATGCAGTTCATCCCTGGTGGATCTATCGCATCACTTCTGGCTAGGTTTGGATCCCTTGATGAAACCGTCTTCTGTCGTTACACCAAACAGATCCTAGAAGGCACTCAGTACTTACATGAGAATGATGTCATACATAG GGACATCAAAGGAGCCAACATCATGTTGATGTCGACCGGGGTGATCAAGCTCATAGACTTTGGTTGTGCTAAGCGTCTATGTATCCAGATCAGTCGCAGTCAGAATGTACTCAAGTCAATGCGAGGGACACCGTACTGGATGGCGCCAGAGGTCATCATGGAGACGGGACATGGGAAGAAATCAGATATATG GTCCATTGGTTGTACAGTGTTTGAGATGGCGACACGTAAACCTCCTTGGTCTGACATGCCTCCCATGGCGGCTATCTTTGCCATCGGTTCCGGTGGCCCCGTTCCTCAGATGCCGGACAAGTTCTCTGAAGATGCGAAGACCTTTGTCAATGCTTGCCTAACAAG GAATCAAGATGAAAGAGCAACAGCCTCGGAACTCCTCAAGCACCCCTTTAtcaagaggagaaaagaaagagggagggaaCACTATCAGAGCAGGATATCCTCAACATCTCTGGAAGATGGCCCAATCGTCTTCAGGGAACAACCTATCTCAAGGGACTCGGCAGAGAGCAAAGGAAGAAGGAACTATGCCTTGCAGGATTTCCGCTGA